A stretch of Candidatus Symbiobacter mobilis CR DNA encodes these proteins:
- a CDS encoding RyR domain-containing protein translates to MAHPDIRHGLADWRGRTVVVAVFLLLAAHGLALWGFAIGLPPAPWGDEVRHAQRVAFGALGLVWAPWQVPTPDAAWPAPMGRWVLPALGLWLCAEGCAVGLRRYLRRRWMVQRGGHAVLLGWCPVTWELVQPWLRAGRQVLVVAENEDARRAALQAGAAIVSGRWDDERVLIHSGIAAAHTVACIAGRDTENIDAAVHVARLVAAQRDRSLIPLQLLVHVGDPFLRASVGGQIDQFAAREVVQWKLFSTAQIAVRRLLRDAPLHFWRVPSQPVASLVCCTDEETLPRQGQSAPHSSPCQQCAADVDTQPTLQDSERYQAPRLWIVGTTPLAEELAVATLRQARYPSLALVGRDAEEFRASFLARWPGACAVANMVFLSAPAELGEAGLSHLLSLLPNPTGIHFCHEDDGVNLAASLTVQRAFVQANFPLPPLYLHCVHPGKQALRGALGMHPWFLHFGTAAEVAQEILMGEQLDAVAERIHERYVNDSLARGDALGSRRSLQHWPLLAEDLKDDNRWAADHHFIKVQDLRLALVPRQEVPGTFQWNAAQVEALSRTEHDRWMVQRLLTGWQYAAERDDARKQHPDIVPWEELPENRRELDREVVRQMPELFAQMGWALCRCQYLLVRGPRTPWAFPEAFDHAIDTILATACTAPPQAVVLWLGADSALAWRVAERMQAAKRGRIGLILTEPLDGYLRGLPDDPTRARVLTLLRQASGVLYLPDRRDAMPALQPDRVLQLSIDGSDLPTQGFDWAVDAAGRVLRRPPHEAAP, encoded by the coding sequence CTGGGGTTGGTTTGGGCACCCTGGCAAGTGCCAACGCCAGATGCTGCATGGCCTGCCCCGATGGGGCGCTGGGTGCTGCCGGCATTGGGGCTGTGGTTGTGCGCAGAAGGATGCGCAGTGGGCCTGCGGCGTTACCTGCGGCGGCGGTGGATGGTGCAGCGCGGAGGGCACGCCGTGTTGCTGGGATGGTGCCCAGTGACATGGGAACTGGTGCAGCCCTGGCTGCGTGCAGGGCGCCAGGTTTTGGTGGTGGCGGAAAACGAAGACGCACGCCGGGCAGCCTTGCAAGCAGGTGCTGCAATCGTCTCTGGACGATGGGACGATGAACGCGTCCTGATCCATAGCGGCATCGCCGCAGCACACACGGTAGCCTGCATTGCTGGGCGTGACACCGAAAACATCGACGCAGCAGTGCATGTGGCTCGCCTCGTCGCAGCACAGCGCGACCGCTCCCTCATCCCGTTGCAGTTGCTGGTACACGTGGGCGACCCCTTTTTGCGGGCGAGTGTGGGTGGCCAGATCGACCAGTTTGCTGCGCGGGAGGTGGTGCAATGGAAACTGTTTTCTACGGCACAGATTGCGGTGCGCCGGTTGCTGCGCGATGCCCCCCTGCATTTCTGGCGTGTTCCCTCGCAGCCGGTGGCCAGTCTGGTTTGTTGCACAGACGAGGAAACGCTGCCCCGGCAAGGACAGTCTGCACCGCATTCATCGCCATGCCAGCAATGCGCAGCCGATGTCGATACACAACCAACGCTCCAAGATTCCGAACGGTACCAAGCACCTCGGCTATGGATCGTGGGCACCACCCCCCTGGCGGAAGAATTGGCGGTAGCCACCTTGCGCCAGGCCCGATACCCCAGTCTGGCGCTGGTGGGACGCGACGCCGAAGAATTCCGTGCATCCTTTTTGGCCCGTTGGCCTGGAGCCTGCGCCGTGGCCAATATGGTGTTCCTTTCCGCACCGGCGGAACTGGGCGAAGCGGGGTTGTCCCACTTGCTGTCGCTGCTCCCCAACCCCACCGGCATCCATTTCTGCCACGAAGACGATGGGGTAAACCTGGCTGCTTCCCTGACAGTGCAGCGCGCTTTTGTACAAGCCAACTTTCCCCTTCCGCCGCTGTACCTGCATTGTGTGCATCCAGGAAAACAGGCACTGCGTGGGGCGTTGGGAATGCACCCATGGTTCCTGCACTTTGGCACTGCTGCGGAAGTGGCACAGGAAATCCTGATGGGCGAACAGCTTGATGCCGTGGCGGAACGCATCCATGAGCGCTACGTCAATGACTCCCTTGCACGTGGCGATGCGCTGGGTTCCCGCCGCTCACTGCAACACTGGCCCTTACTGGCCGAAGACCTGAAAGATGACAACCGATGGGCGGCAGACCATCACTTCATCAAGGTGCAAGATCTGCGCCTTGCACTGGTGCCCCGCCAAGAGGTACCTGGCACCTTCCAGTGGAATGCCGCGCAAGTGGAAGCCTTGTCCCGCACAGAACACGACCGCTGGATGGTGCAGCGTCTGCTGACCGGGTGGCAGTACGCAGCCGAGCGTGACGATGCCCGCAAACAGCACCCTGACATCGTGCCGTGGGAAGAGTTGCCAGAGAACCGGCGGGAGCTGGATCGCGAGGTGGTGCGGCAGATGCCGGAGCTTTTTGCGCAAATGGGCTGGGCACTGTGTCGATGCCAGTATCTACTTGTGCGTGGCCCGCGTACACCGTGGGCTTTTCCCGAAGCGTTCGACCACGCCATCGACACCATATTGGCAACGGCCTGCACAGCACCACCACAGGCCGTTGTGCTGTGGTTAGGGGCGGACAGCGCCTTGGCGTGGCGGGTTGCCGAGCGCATGCAGGCTGCCAAGCGCGGGCGCATCGGTTTGATCCTCACCGAACCTTTGGATGGGTACCTGCGCGGGTTGCCAGACGACCCTACCCGGGCGCGGGTGCTGACCCTGCTGCGCCAGGCATCCGGTGTGCTGTACCTACCCGACCGACGCGACGCCATGCCTGCCTTGCAGCCGGATAGGGTGTTGCAGTTGTCCATTGACGGCAGCGACTTGCCCACACAGGGCTTCGATTGGGCCGTGGACGCAGCCGGGCGCGTGTTGCGGCGCCCACCACACGAGGCAGCACCATGA
- a CDS encoding SUMF1/EgtB/PvdO family nonheme iron enzyme produces MKKTLWGIALWMAASLATAVPPPPTAERGGTPVSTPINMQRKVALVIGNGKYQNQPLPNPPLDAQAMTIRLHELQFETGYTLIDADRTAMLRGLTDFRERLRGAGVALVYFAGHGIQMEGQNYLIPTDNDMQQEDAVKYNAIKLQDVLDELERSGAPVKVVILDACRNNPFGRNRGGGGGLAAVSNAAQGMLIAYATSPGNVAIDGRPGENGVYTAHLLNALGQPNLTIEDVFKRTRLGVAQATRGKQIPWETTSLTGNLVLRPIGAPTGTMTAAATVSSDAVVGAARSARPGRSIKDDEFRDCERCPTMHVLPAGRVQIGSPETEPGHHLGEGPQKEVTFAKPFAIGKMEVRFQEWEMCLLDGGCTHWPQDNGWGRGNRPAIHVSWEDAQHYVNWLSKKTGYTYRLPSESEWEYAARAGTRTARPWGDDIGNGSARCRDCGASTNRPGTSEAGAFPANPWKLHDLLGNVWEWTQDCHSPDLRDIPQNGLPTTLGDCSRRTLRGGSWDTAAKGVRSASRSAYPVSRREDNIGFRVVTELE; encoded by the coding sequence ATGAAGAAAACCCTATGGGGCATTGCACTATGGATGGCTGCCTCGCTGGCCACTGCGGTACCCCCGCCGCCTACAGCCGAGCGAGGGGGTACGCCAGTTTCCACCCCAATCAATATGCAGCGAAAGGTAGCGCTGGTCATCGGCAACGGCAAATACCAGAATCAGCCCTTGCCGAACCCCCCGCTGGATGCCCAGGCAATGACCATCCGATTGCATGAGCTGCAATTCGAGACCGGCTACACACTTATCGACGCCGACCGCACGGCCATGCTGCGTGGACTGACAGACTTTCGGGAAAGGCTGCGTGGCGCAGGCGTAGCGCTGGTGTACTTTGCAGGCCACGGCATCCAGATGGAAGGGCAGAACTATCTGATCCCCACGGACAACGACATGCAGCAAGAAGATGCTGTGAAATACAACGCCATCAAGCTTCAGGACGTGCTCGACGAGCTGGAGCGCAGTGGGGCACCGGTCAAGGTCGTCATACTGGATGCTTGCCGCAACAACCCTTTCGGCCGCAACCGTGGCGGCGGTGGCGGGCTGGCCGCAGTCAGCAACGCAGCGCAGGGCATGCTGATTGCCTATGCCACCTCCCCCGGGAATGTGGCGATCGACGGACGCCCCGGTGAAAACGGGGTCTACACGGCCCATTTGCTCAATGCACTCGGACAGCCGAATCTGACCATCGAGGACGTATTCAAACGCACGCGCCTTGGGGTAGCCCAAGCTACCCGGGGCAAGCAGATTCCGTGGGAAACCACTTCCCTGACTGGCAACCTGGTTCTGCGCCCAATTGGAGCACCTACAGGAACGATGACTGCTGCCGCTACGGTCAGTAGTGATGCCGTAGTTGGGGCTGCGCGGTCTGCTAGACCCGGCAGGTCGATCAAGGATGACGAGTTTCGGGATTGTGAACGCTGCCCGACGATGCATGTGCTACCCGCAGGCAGGGTACAGATTGGTTCCCCCGAAACCGAGCCGGGACACCACCTTGGCGAAGGGCCACAGAAGGAAGTGACCTTTGCCAAACCCTTTGCCATCGGAAAAATGGAGGTGCGTTTTCAGGAATGGGAGATGTGTCTGCTCGATGGGGGCTGTACCCATTGGCCGCAGGACAACGGATGGGGGCGCGGCAATCGGCCTGCGATCCACGTAAGCTGGGAAGATGCGCAGCACTATGTGAACTGGCTTTCCAAAAAGACTGGGTACACGTACCGCCTGCCTTCGGAATCCGAATGGGAATACGCCGCACGCGCTGGCACGCGCACCGCTCGACCATGGGGGGATGACATCGGCAATGGCAGTGCTCGCTGCCGCGACTGTGGGGCCAGTACGAACCGACCAGGCACCTCGGAGGCAGGCGCTTTTCCCGCCAACCCTTGGAAGCTCCATGACTTGCTAGGCAATGTGTGGGAGTGGACACAAGACTGCCACAGCCCCGACCTGCGGGACATTCCCCAAAACGGGCTGCCCACCACCCTGGGGGATTGCTCCCGACGAACCCTGCGTGGTGGTTCCTGGGATACAGCAGCCAAGGGGGTACGCAGCGCAAGCCGGTCAGCGTACCCAGTCAGCCGCCGGGAAGACAACATCGGGTTTCGGGTGGTGACAGAACTGGAATGA